A window of Pseudomonas mucidolens contains these coding sequences:
- a CDS encoding sigma-70 family RNA polymerase sigma factor — MRPSTTVEVLYHDHHHWLTGWLRGKLGCPQSAADLAQDTFIRVLSARETPTLIEPRAFLTTIAKRVLFNHYRRQDLERAYLDVLAQMPERFAPSEEERAIILQTLTELDQLLDGLPLQVKRAFLLSQLDGLTYAQIGAELGISIATVKRHLNKAAMRCYFAL; from the coding sequence ATGCGGCCGTCCACTACCGTCGAAGTGCTTTATCACGACCATCACCACTGGCTCACCGGCTGGTTGCGAGGCAAGCTCGGCTGCCCGCAAAGTGCCGCCGACCTAGCCCAGGACACGTTCATCCGGGTCCTGAGCGCACGTGAAACGCCAACGCTGATCGAACCCCGCGCCTTCCTGACCACCATCGCCAAGCGCGTGTTGTTCAACCATTACCGCCGCCAGGATCTGGAGCGCGCCTACCTCGATGTTCTGGCGCAAATGCCCGAACGGTTCGCGCCGTCGGAAGAAGAGCGGGCGATCATCCTGCAAACCCTGACGGAGCTGGATCAACTGCTCGACGGCTTGCCGCTACAGGTCAAGCGCGCCTTCCTGCTATCGCAACTCGACGGCCTGACCTACGCACAAATCGGTGCCGAACTGGGCATCTCCATCGCCACCGTCAAGCGTCATCTGAACAAAGCGGCCATGCGCTGCTATTTCGCCCTATGA
- a CDS encoding helix-turn-helix domain-containing protein has protein sequence MPALDNLQVFQALNRSPNARLELSAELGDGLSAALWSNHHDAQAYEAPDHHTLSCYISGGTGTFRRDQPGTKGGPDKLCILPAGHQSAWVINGEIRLAHVYISPQQFDLGCVTLLDREPRALQLRESTFLEDARQARRFHQLISLNWQEPAERLLTSSLAFEMLNHTLLSQVGLREGLRLKGGLATHQRRQLMEFIDLQLAEPIGLGQLAGLCALSEYHFARMFRTSFGLPPHQYLLARRLTRAQAMLREGSLPLGEIALACGFSSASHFTNRFRQALGATPGQYRQAFL, from the coding sequence ATGCCAGCACTGGACAACCTGCAAGTCTTTCAAGCCCTGAACCGCTCGCCGAACGCTCGCCTGGAGCTAAGCGCCGAACTCGGTGACGGCCTGTCCGCGGCGTTATGGAGCAACCACCACGACGCACAGGCGTATGAAGCCCCCGACCATCACACGCTGTCCTGCTACATCAGCGGCGGCACCGGCACGTTTAGGCGTGACCAGCCAGGCACCAAGGGCGGCCCCGACAAGCTGTGCATCCTGCCTGCCGGACACCAGTCGGCGTGGGTGATCAACGGCGAGATTCGCCTGGCTCACGTGTATATCAGCCCGCAACAGTTTGACTTGGGGTGCGTCACCCTGCTCGATCGCGAACCACGGGCGCTGCAACTGCGCGAAAGCACCTTTCTCGAAGATGCCCGGCAGGCCCGGCGCTTTCATCAACTGATCAGCCTGAACTGGCAGGAACCCGCCGAACGCCTGCTGACCAGCAGCCTGGCCTTTGAGATGCTCAACCACACCTTGCTCAGCCAGGTCGGCCTGCGCGAAGGGCTGCGTTTGAAAGGTGGCTTGGCCACGCACCAGCGCCGGCAGTTGATGGAGTTCATCGACTTGCAACTGGCCGAGCCCATCGGCCTGGGGCAACTGGCGGGGCTGTGTGCCTTGTCCGAATACCACTTCGCACGGATGTTTCGCACCAGCTTTGGCTTGCCGCCCCATCAATATCTACTGGCCCGGCGCCTGACCCGCGCCCAGGCGATGCTGCGCGAAGGTTCATTGCCGCTAGGGGAAATTGCCTTGGCGTGCGGGTTCTCCAGCGCCAGCCACTTTACCAACCGGTTTCGCCAGGCGCTGGGCGCGACGCCGGGGCAATACCGGCAGGCGTTCCTCTGA
- a CDS encoding DMT family transporter, translating to MNLSLYLLTVLIWGTTWIALKWQLGVVAIEASIVYRFALAALVLFVLLVLSRKLQVMNRRGHLICLAQGLCLFCVNFMCFLTASQWIPSGLVAVVFSTATLWNALNARLFLGQKVARNVLMGGGLGLSGLGLLFWPELAGHTTSPHTWLGLGLALVGTMCFSAGNLLSSLQQKAGLKPLTTNAWGMAYGASMLALYCVVQGIPFDMEWNSRYIGSLLYLVIPGSVIGFTAYLTLVGRMGPERAAYCTVLFPVVALNVSALVEGYQWTAPALAGLVLVMLGNVLVFRKPRVVVPVNTFCKPKQI from the coding sequence ATGAACCTTTCGCTGTATTTACTCACCGTGCTGATCTGGGGCACCACCTGGATTGCCCTCAAGTGGCAATTGGGCGTGGTGGCGATTGAAGCGTCAATTGTCTATCGCTTTGCCTTGGCGGCGCTGGTGCTGTTTGTGCTGCTGGTGCTCAGCCGCAAGTTGCAGGTGATGAACCGTCGTGGCCATCTGATCTGCCTGGCCCAGGGCTTATGCCTGTTTTGCGTGAACTTCATGTGTTTTCTCACGGCCAGCCAGTGGATTCCCAGCGGTCTGGTGGCCGTGGTGTTCTCCACCGCGACGCTGTGGAATGCGTTGAATGCCCGATTGTTCCTGGGCCAGAAAGTCGCACGTAATGTGTTGATGGGCGGTGGTCTGGGATTGTCTGGTCTCGGTTTGTTGTTCTGGCCGGAACTGGCAGGGCATACCACCAGTCCGCACACCTGGCTCGGCCTGGGGTTGGCGCTAGTGGGCACGATGTGTTTTTCGGCGGGCAACCTGCTGTCGAGCCTGCAACAGAAAGCCGGTCTCAAGCCATTGACCACCAACGCCTGGGGCATGGCGTATGGTGCGTCGATGCTGGCACTGTATTGCGTTGTGCAAGGCATTCCCTTCGACATGGAGTGGAACAGTCGCTACATCGGTTCGCTGCTGTACCTGGTGATTCCGGGCTCGGTGATTGGCTTTACCGCCTACCTGACGCTGGTCGGCCGCATGGGGCCGGAGCGTGCGGCGTATTGCACGGTGTTGTTCCCGGTGGTGGCGCTGAACGTGTCGGCACTGGTCGAAGGCTATCAATGGACCGCCCCGGCGTTGGCCGGGTTGGTGCTGGTGATGCTGGGCAATGTGCTGGTGTTTCGCAAACCCCGTGTCGTCGTGCCAGTGAATACATTTTGTAAGCCGAAGCAGATTTAA
- a CDS encoding PepSY-associated TM helix domain-containing protein encodes MKAGFRQAMAWLHTWAGLIFGWLLFAIFLTGTLAYFNDEITHWMQPEVPVRTVDDARSLAMAQAYLQQHAPTAARWFINLPTRRDPGLSVMWQDKIDPGKRGNFSEKLIDPLTGEQVQARESRGGDFFYRFHFQLQMPHPWGRWLSTIAAMVMFVALISGIITHKKIFKDFFTFRPRKGQRSWLDGHNAVGVLVLPFHLMITYSSLVIFMMLVMPASILASYDGDTRAFFNDVVPSSNKMPALGQPGTLLPLGPLVEQAKAQWDGGQIGRLAVNNPSDVNASVNVFRAGSDRVVHDFGSTVSFNGTTGEMLSVSAGQSMPMAISGSFYGLHMGHFAGPVLRWLYFICGLASTALIGTGLVIWLGKRQLEHAKNGVMPFELRLVEVLNIASMSGLVIAVAGFFWANRLLPASFAERSGWEVQSFFIAWGLTLLHAMLRRGRRAWIEQLSLGALLFAGVPLLNALTTSEHLGVTLAKGDWSMAGFDLTCLGSGAFLAWAAWKMRQRRVAQSKTERPQALALKGEVN; translated from the coding sequence ATGAAAGCAGGTTTCCGCCAGGCGATGGCCTGGTTACACACGTGGGCCGGGTTGATTTTCGGCTGGCTGTTGTTCGCGATTTTCCTGACCGGCACCCTGGCCTATTTCAACGACGAAATTACCCACTGGATGCAGCCGGAAGTGCCGGTCCGTACGGTCGACGATGCCCGCAGCCTGGCGATGGCCCAGGCTTATTTGCAGCAACATGCACCCACCGCCGCCCGCTGGTTCATTAATTTGCCCACGCGTCGCGATCCCGGCTTGTCGGTGATGTGGCAAGACAAAATCGATCCGGGCAAGCGCGGCAATTTCAGCGAAAAACTCATCGACCCGCTTACCGGCGAGCAAGTCCAGGCCCGGGAAAGCCGTGGCGGCGATTTCTTCTACCGCTTTCACTTCCAGTTGCAGATGCCGCATCCCTGGGGCCGCTGGCTGTCGACGATTGCTGCGATGGTGATGTTTGTCGCGTTGATCAGCGGGATCATTACCCACAAGAAAATTTTCAAGGACTTCTTCACCTTCCGCCCGCGCAAGGGCCAGCGTTCCTGGCTCGACGGGCATAACGCGGTGGGTGTGCTGGTGTTGCCGTTTCACCTGATGATCACCTACAGCAGTCTGGTGATCTTCATGATGCTGGTCATGCCCGCCAGCATTCTCGCGTCCTACGACGGCGATACCCGGGCCTTTTTCAATGATGTGGTGCCGTCCAGCAACAAGATGCCGGCGCTTGGCCAACCGGGGACGTTGTTGCCCCTGGGGCCGCTGGTTGAACAGGCGAAAGCACAGTGGGACGGAGGGCAGATCGGACGGCTGGCGGTGAATAATCCCAGCGACGTGAATGCTTCGGTCAATGTGTTCCGCGCCGGCTCCGATCGGGTGGTGCATGACTTTGGCAGCACCGTGTCCTTCAACGGCACCACCGGGGAAATGCTCAGTGTCAGCGCCGGGCAGTCCATGCCGATGGCCATCAGCGGCAGTTTTTACGGTTTGCACATGGGCCATTTCGCTGGCCCGGTGTTGCGCTGGTTGTACTTTATCTGTGGCCTGGCGAGCACGGCGTTGATCGGCACCGGGCTGGTGATCTGGCTGGGTAAGCGCCAGCTCGAACATGCGAAAAACGGCGTGATGCCGTTTGAGTTGCGACTGGTGGAAGTGTTGAACATAGCCAGCATGTCCGGGCTGGTGATCGCAGTCGCGGGGTTTTTCTGGGCCAATCGCCTATTGCCCGCAAGTTTCGCCGAGCGTTCGGGCTGGGAAGTACAGAGCTTCTTTATCGCTTGGGGACTGACGTTGTTACACGCCATGCTGCGGCGCGGTCGTCGGGCCTGGATCGAACAACTGAGTCTTGGCGCCTTGCTGTTTGCGGGGGTGCCGTTGCTCAACGCACTGACCACCTCGGAGCACCTGGGCGTGACCCTGGCCAAAGGTGATTGGAGCATGGCCGGCTTTGACCTGACCTGCCTTGGCAGCGGGGCATTCCTCGCCTGGGCTGCCTGGAAAATGCGCCAGCGCCGCGTCGCCCAATCCAAGACCGAGCGCCCCCAGGCGTTGGCCCTCAAAGGCGAGGTGAACTGA
- a CDS encoding DUF3649 domain-containing protein, giving the protein MKNKPSLPLSYRLAVASRVLAAVVGGYLLASLASVCMSLWLPLSRADAVISGMLSSFVFYLLAVIWCFACRTATRAWFGVLVPSAVLATLAGLAYWMTRP; this is encoded by the coding sequence ATGAAAAACAAACCATCACTTCCACTTTCCTATCGCCTCGCCGTGGCTTCGCGGGTCCTGGCGGCTGTTGTCGGTGGTTATCTGCTGGCGTCTCTGGCCAGTGTCTGTATGAGCTTATGGTTGCCGTTGTCCCGCGCCGATGCGGTGATCAGCGGCATGTTGAGTTCGTTCGTGTTCTATCTGCTGGCTGTGATCTGGTGCTTTGCCTGCCGCACAGCCACGCGCGCTTGGTTCGGGGTGCTGGTGCCGAGTGCCGTATTGGCAACCCTGGCAGGCTTGGCCTATTGGATGACTCGACCATGA
- a CDS encoding RNA polymerase sigma factor: MINTPPDSPDPRHAEASGGRAHFLQVFLSQRSQMEALVSRRVGCRATAADLVQDLFLRFWRRPLVHVEELSTYLLRCAGNIAIDHLRSEGARVRGTESWLPEQQHHYGSEPQAALEAGNDLRHVEAALRSLPERTRQIFLLNRIHGRKYAEIAKAMGLSQSAVEKHMMRALEACKASLREPCVPRSPGKAP; this comes from the coding sequence ATGATCAACACGCCTCCCGACTCCCCGGATCCACGTCACGCCGAAGCGTCGGGCGGACGTGCGCATTTCCTGCAAGTGTTCTTGTCCCAGCGTTCGCAGATGGAGGCGTTGGTCAGTCGGCGTGTGGGATGCCGGGCGACGGCAGCGGATCTGGTGCAAGATCTGTTTTTACGTTTTTGGCGCCGGCCACTGGTACACGTCGAAGAGCTCAGCACCTACCTGTTGCGCTGCGCCGGGAATATCGCCATCGATCACTTGCGCAGTGAAGGCGCGCGGGTGCGAGGCACTGAAAGCTGGTTGCCCGAGCAGCAGCATCATTACGGTTCAGAACCCCAGGCGGCGCTGGAGGCCGGTAACGATTTGCGGCACGTCGAAGCCGCCTTGCGCAGTTTGCCCGAGCGCACACGGCAGATTTTTTTGCTCAACCGCATTCACGGTCGTAAATACGCAGAGATCGCCAAGGCCATGGGGCTGTCCCAAAGCGCCGTGGAAAAACATATGATGCGCGCCCTTGAAGCCTGCAAAGCCAGCCTTCGTGAACCCTGCGTGCCACGCTCGCCAGGGAAAGCACCGTGA
- a CDS encoding TonB-dependent siderophore receptor — protein sequence MKSRAKSAAGGSVKQWLGASFLTMCAPVLLPLSVAQAAETQQQSALFSFALQAKPLPQALSDFSRVTGISVVYTDETPYDLKAPAVSGRMSATQAMQRLLGNSGFTFRQIDARTLALEPLPSAGALNLGATTISAVNPQQDSTSYQPPPTSSVMRSQGLLLETPQTVNVVPAQVMRDQLPRNLDDALNNISGITQSNTLGSTQDAVMLRGFGGNRNGSVMRDGMPVVQGRALNESAERVEVLKGPASLLYGIQDPGGVINIVSKKPELTPSTALTVRGSTFGDGKHGSGGNLDTTGPMGDSGLAYRLILDHTDEDYWRNFGTYRESLIAPSIAWYGDNTQLLLAYEHREFLSPFDRGTAIDPKTNHPLDIPATRRLDEPFNNMEGRSDLYRVEVDHELNDDWKAHFGYSWNRETYDASQVRVSKVNKDGTLTRSMDGTQGALTTDRFTTVSLEGKVDVAGMRHDLVFGVDDEYRKIHRADLIRQASRSTFSYTDPVYGREVAGSTVSAPDSNQTDLLRSDSVFFQDAIHLTEQWILVGGARFQMYDQYAGKGRPFTANTDSNGQKWVPRAGLVYRYTDALSFYGSYTESFKPNSTIAPLDNKTVIDGSIDPEQSKSWELGAKLDMPGRITASAALFDIHKRNVLVSIGEGATSVYSVAGKVRSRGLEMDLTGQLSDQWSLIGSYAYTDAEVTEDPAYKGKRLQNVAKNSGSVSAVYDFGTLVGGDQLRIGAGARYVGERAGDALNSFDLPGYTVADAFATYDTRIEGQKVKFQFNVKNLFDRTYYTSAASRLFVSMGDARQVSVSSTLEF from the coding sequence ATGAAGTCCAGGGCAAAGTCAGCGGCAGGCGGTTCGGTTAAACAGTGGCTCGGTGCTTCGTTCCTGACCATGTGCGCGCCCGTGTTGTTGCCCCTCAGCGTGGCGCAGGCGGCAGAGACGCAACAGCAAAGCGCGTTATTCAGTTTCGCACTCCAGGCCAAACCGTTGCCGCAAGCATTGAGTGATTTCAGCCGCGTGACCGGTATCAGCGTGGTCTACACCGACGAAACGCCCTACGACCTCAAGGCCCCGGCGGTCAGCGGGCGAATGAGCGCGACCCAGGCCATGCAGCGGTTACTGGGCAACTCCGGCTTTACCTTCCGCCAGATCGACGCCCGCACCCTGGCCCTCGAACCGCTACCCAGCGCTGGCGCGCTGAACCTTGGTGCCACCACCATCAGCGCGGTCAACCCACAGCAGGACAGCACCAGCTATCAGCCGCCGCCGACCAGTTCGGTGATGCGCTCCCAGGGCCTGCTGCTGGAAACGCCGCAGACCGTCAATGTGGTGCCGGCCCAAGTGATGCGTGACCAACTGCCGCGTAACCTGGATGACGCCTTGAACAACATCAGCGGCATTACCCAGTCCAACACCCTGGGCAGCACCCAGGACGCGGTAATGTTGCGCGGATTTGGTGGCAACCGTAACGGCTCGGTCATGCGTGACGGCATGCCGGTGGTGCAGGGCCGGGCGCTGAACGAAAGCGCCGAACGGGTCGAAGTGCTCAAGGGCCCGGCGTCGCTGCTGTACGGCATCCAGGACCCAGGCGGGGTGATCAACATTGTCAGCAAGAAGCCCGAGCTGACCCCATCCACCGCGCTCACCGTGCGCGGTTCAACCTTTGGCGACGGCAAGCACGGCAGTGGCGGTAACCTCGACACCACCGGTCCGATGGGTGACAGCGGCCTGGCCTATCGTCTGATCCTCGACCACACCGATGAAGATTACTGGCGCAACTTCGGCACTTACCGTGAAAGCCTGATCGCACCGTCCATTGCCTGGTACGGCGACAACACGCAGTTGCTCCTTGCCTACGAGCATCGTGAATTTCTCTCGCCGTTCGACCGTGGCACGGCCATCGATCCGAAGACCAATCATCCGCTCGACATCCCGGCCACACGCCGTCTGGACGAGCCTTTCAATAACATGGAAGGGCGTTCCGACCTGTATCGCGTGGAAGTCGATCATGAATTGAATGACGACTGGAAAGCCCACTTCGGCTACAGCTGGAACCGCGAAACCTACGATGCCAGCCAGGTGCGCGTGAGCAAGGTCAACAAAGACGGCACCTTGACGCGCAGCATGGATGGCACCCAGGGCGCCCTGACCACCGACCGCTTCACCACGGTCAGTCTTGAGGGCAAGGTGGACGTGGCTGGCATGCGCCATGACCTGGTGTTCGGCGTGGATGACGAGTACCGCAAAATCCACCGCGCCGACCTGATCCGCCAGGCCAGCCGCAGTACTTTCAGCTACACCGATCCGGTCTATGGCCGCGAAGTGGCGGGTAGCACCGTCAGCGCGCCGGACAGCAACCAGACTGATCTGTTGCGCAGTGATTCGGTGTTCTTCCAGGACGCTATTCATCTCACCGAGCAGTGGATTCTGGTGGGCGGCGCGCGTTTCCAGATGTACGACCAATACGCCGGCAAGGGCCGCCCGTTCACCGCCAACACCGACAGCAATGGCCAGAAATGGGTGCCCCGCGCCGGCCTGGTGTATCGCTATACCGACGCGTTGTCGTTCTATGGCAGCTACACCGAGTCCTTCAAACCCAACTCCACCATCGCCCCACTGGACAACAAAACGGTGATCGACGGCAGCATCGACCCGGAACAGTCCAAGTCCTGGGAGCTGGGAGCCAAGCTCGATATGCCGGGTCGCATCACCGCCAGCGCGGCGTTATTTGATATCCACAAGCGCAATGTGCTGGTGTCTATCGGCGAAGGCGCGACATCGGTCTACAGCGTGGCCGGCAAGGTGCGCTCGCGTGGACTGGAGATGGACCTGACCGGGCAACTGAGCGACCAGTGGAGCCTGATCGGCAGCTACGCCTACACCGATGCCGAAGTGACCGAGGACCCGGCGTATAAGGGCAAGCGTCTGCAGAACGTGGCGAAAAATTCCGGCTCAGTGTCGGCGGTATATGACTTCGGCACGCTAGTCGGCGGCGACCAACTGCGGATCGGCGCCGGTGCCCGGTATGTCGGCGAACGTGCCGGCGATGCCCTCAATAGCTTCGACTTGCCGGGCTACACCGTGGCGGATGCCTTCGCCACCTATGACACGCGGATCGAAGGACAGAAGGTCAAGTTTCAGTTCAACGTGAAAAATCTCTTCGATCGCACCTACTACACCTCGGCCGCCAGCCGCCTGTTTGTGTCCATGGGGGATGCGCGACAGGTCTCGGTCTCGAGCACTCTGGAGTTCTGA
- the dacB gene encoding D-alanyl-D-alanine carboxypeptidase/D-alanyl-D-alanine-endopeptidase codes for MRLGQWIHTGALLVGLGLLLGGCATTSNTTGQALDQLLADPALAGASVSLMVRDARTGSTLYQHNPRTRLIPASSLKLLTTAAAMDVLGPQYRFSTQLLSDGSRQGERLLGNLYLRGLGDPTIQWADYQALAANLAGQGIRHVQGDLVFDDTFFDAERLGLDWAHDDEDKYYGAQISALTVSPNADFDAGTLTVTARAPLAVGQPVSVTISPATDYVQVNNRAVSGAGNSFGLNRQHGTNLLRLSGALKPGTQSRQWVSVWEPTQLVANLFEQALAEQGITVQGKRVIGGVSPATASVLAEHQSAPLQELIRPLLKLSNNSMAEALLKAMGRKQANVGTATAGVAAVADFMKRQGLDPATLSQVDGSGLSRRNLLSAQSFTDLLLMVSKQPWFSTWHDALPVAGNPKRLIGGSLRYRLRETPAQNNLHAKTGSMGGVSSLTGYITDAGGRRLVFSMLTNNYVVAGARIKALEDRLVIVLCRSEGGA; via the coding sequence ATGCGGTTGGGACAATGGATACACACCGGCGCACTGCTGGTGGGCTTGGGGCTGTTGTTGGGTGGTTGCGCCACGACGTCGAACACCACCGGACAGGCGTTGGACCAATTGCTGGCAGACCCGGCCCTGGCTGGCGCCAGTGTCTCGTTGATGGTGCGCGATGCCCGCACTGGCAGCACCTTGTACCAGCACAATCCACGCACGCGGCTGATTCCGGCCTCTAGCCTGAAACTGCTGACTACCGCTGCGGCGATGGATGTGTTGGGGCCGCAGTATCGGTTCTCCACGCAACTGTTGAGTGACGGCAGCCGCCAGGGTGAGCGTTTGCTGGGCAACCTGTACCTGCGCGGCCTGGGCGATCCGACCATTCAGTGGGCGGATTACCAGGCGCTGGCGGCGAACCTGGCGGGGCAGGGCATCCGGCACGTCCAGGGCGACCTGGTGTTCGATGACACATTTTTCGATGCCGAGCGTCTGGGCCTCGACTGGGCCCATGACGACGAGGACAAGTACTACGGCGCGCAGATTTCGGCGCTGACCGTGTCACCCAATGCGGATTTTGATGCGGGCACCCTGACCGTTACGGCCAGGGCGCCGCTGGCGGTCGGTCAACCCGTGAGTGTCACCATCAGCCCCGCTACCGATTACGTGCAGGTCAACAACCGGGCGGTCAGCGGTGCGGGCAACAGCTTCGGACTCAATCGCCAGCACGGCACTAACCTGTTGCGCCTCAGCGGCGCGCTGAAGCCGGGCACGCAAAGTCGCCAATGGGTCAGCGTATGGGAGCCGACGCAACTGGTGGCCAATCTGTTTGAACAGGCATTGGCCGAGCAGGGCATCACCGTTCAGGGCAAGCGTGTGATTGGCGGTGTCAGTCCGGCGACGGCGAGCGTGTTGGCGGAACACCAATCGGCACCCTTGCAGGAACTGATCAGGCCATTGCTCAAATTGTCCAACAACAGTATGGCCGAAGCGCTGCTCAAGGCCATGGGTCGCAAGCAGGCGAATGTCGGCACAGCCACTGCAGGTGTCGCGGCAGTTGCGGACTTCATGAAACGCCAGGGTCTGGACCCCGCGACGTTGAGCCAGGTAGATGGTTCCGGGCTGTCCCGGCGCAACCTGTTGTCGGCACAGAGTTTCACCGATCTGTTGCTGATGGTGAGCAAGCAGCCCTGGTTCAGCACCTGGCATGACGCGCTTCCCGTTGCCGGCAACCCGAAGCGCTTGATCGGCGGCAGCCTGCGTTATCGATTGCGGGAAACACCGGCGCAAAACAACCTGCATGCCAAGACGGGATCGATGGGCGGGGTCTCTTCATTGACCGGCTACATCACTGATGCCGGAGGGCGGCGGTTAGTGTTCTCGATGCTGACCAATAACTACGTGGTCGCAGGCGCGCGGATCAAAGCCCTGGAAGACCGATTGGTGATCGTCTTGTGTAGGAGCGAGGGGGGCGCCTAG
- a CDS encoding DUF3325 domain-containing protein, whose amino-acid sequence MLLALLLCYAGFTALCLSMDRHHGALLHSKPSPRRRLGLRVGGWVLLLVSIWPAVHMAGWSRGLVDWCAVLMLSALLLVWLLPYRPRLALILASVGLLVSPVAAFAVI is encoded by the coding sequence ATGCTGTTGGCCCTGTTGCTGTGTTACGCCGGTTTTACCGCCTTGTGTTTGTCCATGGACCGTCACCACGGCGCGTTGCTGCACAGTAAGCCTTCACCCCGTCGGCGCCTGGGTTTGCGCGTGGGGGGTTGGGTGCTGCTGCTGGTGTCGATCTGGCCGGCGGTGCACATGGCCGGTTGGAGCCGGGGGCTGGTGGATTGGTGTGCGGTGCTGATGCTCAGCGCGTTATTGCTGGTGTGGCTGTTGCCATATCGGCCGAGGCTGGCCTTGATCCTGGCCAGTGTCGGCCTGCTGGTCAGCCCGGTTGCGGCCTTCGCGGTTATCTGA
- a CDS encoding FecR family protein: MINTDPVTPTPAQEQTALGWLSLLHDQPSSGDQAAFSRWLRADPAHVEAYAQAQVLWELSEVPASKLADEDALALEGYLNAMHAEKRTRARRWPAAMAMAACLLLMVSVGAGWQPQRWLDDLGADYVTAPGEIRTVTLADQSQVTLDADSAIAVDFRHGERHIQLRRGAGFFNVTPTGESFVVHAGSGEARVLGTQFEVRLQPAGAEVTVLSGRVGVTPSRHGARQILGAGQQVAYADGRAETLQAVDSESRLAWRDGWLNYYKTPLVDVINDLGRYYPGRILLLNDELGARRVSGSFPSKDPQAVLNALQAVLGFDQHSVLGRVIVVR; the protein is encoded by the coding sequence GTGATCAACACTGACCCCGTCACCCCGACGCCCGCTCAGGAACAGACCGCCTTGGGCTGGCTCAGCCTGCTCCACGATCAGCCCAGCAGTGGCGACCAGGCCGCCTTCAGTCGCTGGCTGCGCGCCGACCCCGCGCATGTCGAGGCGTACGCCCAGGCCCAAGTGCTATGGGAATTGAGCGAAGTGCCAGCGAGCAAACTGGCGGATGAAGATGCCTTGGCCCTGGAGGGTTACTTGAACGCCATGCACGCGGAGAAACGTACCCGTGCGCGCCGCTGGCCTGCCGCCATGGCCATGGCCGCGTGTCTGTTGCTGATGGTTTCGGTGGGGGCGGGCTGGCAACCGCAACGCTGGCTCGATGACCTGGGCGCTGATTACGTCACTGCGCCGGGGGAAATCAGAACCGTGACCCTGGCGGATCAAAGTCAAGTCACCCTGGATGCCGACAGCGCCATTGCGGTGGATTTCCGTCACGGTGAGCGCCATATCCAACTGCGCCGTGGCGCGGGCTTTTTCAACGTGACGCCTACCGGCGAATCCTTTGTGGTACACGCCGGCAGTGGCGAGGCGCGGGTGCTGGGTACGCAATTTGAAGTGCGTCTGCAGCCGGCTGGCGCGGAGGTGACGGTGTTGTCCGGGCGGGTCGGCGTCACGCCATCCCGGCACGGTGCTCGACAAATCCTCGGCGCCGGCCAGCAGGTGGCCTACGCCGACGGTCGCGCCGAGACCCTGCAGGCTGTGGACAGCGAGTCGCGGCTGGCCTGGCGCGACGGCTGGCTCAACTATTACAAAACGCCGTTGGTCGACGTGATCAATGACCTTGGACGCTATTACCCCGGTCGCATCCTGCTGCTCAATGATGAGCTCGGCGCCCGTCGGGTCAGCGGCAGCTTCCCGAGCAAAGACCCGCAGGCGGTACTCAACGCACTGCAAGCGGTGCTCGGCTTTGACCAGCACAGTGTGCTGGGCCGGGTGATCGTGGTGCGCTAA